TGGACCTGGTGGAGAGGGTGATGGAGGAGGCGCGGCGGACACTGCGCGCACTCCCCGATCCGGCCTCACCATGAGCGCCCTGAGGGGGCGCCCGCGGCGCACGAGCCGACCTCACAGGGCAGAGCCGACCTCACAGGGCAATACACCTAGAGCCGCTCCACGACGGTCACGTTCGCCTGTCCCCCGCCTTCGCACATCGTCTGCAGTCCGAACCGTCCCCCGGTCCGCTCCAGTTCGTGCAGCAAGGTCGTCATCAACTTCACCCCCGTGGCCCCCAGGGGGTGCCCGAGCGCGATCGCGCCCCCGTTGACGTTGACCCGGTCGGGGTCCGCCCCGGTCTCCTTCAGCCAGGCGAGGACGACGGGCGCGAACGCCTCGTTGATCTCGACGAGGTCGATCTCCCCGATGGACATCCCGGCCTTCTTCAAGGCGTGGGCGGTGGCGGGGATCGGCGCCGACAGCATCCGTATCGGATCCTCACCCCGCACGGAGAGGTGGTGCACGCGGGCCCGGGGAGTGAGTCCGTGTGCACGGACGGCCCGTTCGGAGGCGAGCAGCATCGCGGCGGCTCCGTCGGACACCTGGGAGGAGCAGGCGGCGGTGATGGTGCCGCCCTCGATGACCGGTCGCAGGCCCGCCATCTTCTCCAGCGAGGTGTCCCGGCGCGGCCCCTCGTCGACCGTGACGTCCCCGAACGGCACGGTCTCCCGTTCGAAGCGGCCCTCGTCGATCGCGCGGAGCGCCCGCCGGTGGGACCGCAGGGCGAACTCCTCCTGGTCCCGCCGGCTGATCCCCCACTTGGCGGCGATGGACTCGGCGCCGAGGAACTGGTTGACGGGCCGGTCCCCGTACCGGGCCCGCCATCCCTCGCTGCCGGCGAACGGTCCCTGGGTGAGGCCCAGCGGCTCGGCGGCCTGCCGGGAGGCGAACGCGATGGGTATCTGTGTCATGTTCTGGACGCCGCCCGCGATCACGAGGTCCTGTGTGCCGGACAGGACGCCCTGGGCGGCGAAGTGCAGGGCCTGCTGCGAGGAACCGCACTGCCGGTCGATCGTCACCCCCGGCACCTCCTCGGGCAGTCCGGCCGCCAGCCAGGACGTGCGGGCGATGTCACCGGCCTGCGGTCCCACGGCGTCCAGACACCCGAAGACGACGTCCTCGACGGCGGCCGGGTCGACTCCGCAGCGCGTGACCAGCGCCTTGAGCACATGCGCCCCGAGATCGGCGGGATGGACCCCGCTCAGGCCGCCCTTGCGACGCCCGACGGGCGTACGGACCGCTTCGACGATGTAGGCCTCGGCCATGCCAACTCCCCTGGATCAGCTGTATGAAGCGCGATCGACCGCGATCAACCGCGTACGGCGATCCCGTCCAGCACCATCGACAGGTACTGGCGGGCGATCTCGTCCGGGCTGTGCTGTCCGCCGGGCCGGTACCAGGACGCGGCGACCCACACGGTGTCGCGCACGAACCGGTAGGTGAGCCGGATGTCGAGGTCGTCCCGGAAGACCTCGCCGGCCACGCCCCGCTCCAGCGTGGCGAGCCACGCCTTCTCGAACTTGCGCTGCGACTCGGCGAGGAACGCGAAGCGCTCCTGCGCGACGAGCTGCTTGGACTCCTTCTGGTAGATCGCGACGGCAGCGCGGTGCCGGTCGATCTCCCGGAACGACTCGGTGACCAGGGCCTCCAGCGTCTCGCGCGGCCCCAGTCCGGCGTCGAGAACGGTGTCGTAGCCGTCCCAGAGCTCGTCGAGGAAGGTCCGCAGGATCTCCTCCAGCATCGATTCCTTGGAGTCGAAGTGGTAGTAGAGGCTGCCCGCGAGCATGCCCGCGTGGTCCGCGATCTTGCGCACGGTGGTGGCGTTGTAACCCTGCTCGGCGAAGACCTCGGCGGCGGTGCCGAGGAGTTCACGGCGCCGCTCGGGCGAGGCGGTCACCTGGGGCTTCTTCTTGGTAGGCACGGCACCATTGTGAGGTGCGAGCCGCGCGCCCCGGCGGAGCGCTCACGCATGCTGGCTGCTCACGGAGACCACCTCGCCCGTCAGGTACGAGGAGTACCCGGACGCCAGGAACACGATCACGTTGGCCACCTCCCACGGCTCGGCGTACCGCCCGAACGCCTCGCGGGCCGTCAGCTCCGCCAGCAGTTCGGGAGTCGTCACCTTCACCAGATGCGGATGCATGGCCAGGCTCGGCGAGACGGCGTTGACCCGGACGCCGAGTCCGGCCGCCTCCATCGCCGCGCACCGGGTCAGCGCCATCACCCCGGCTTTCGCCGCCGCGTAGTGCGCCTGCCCGGCCTGGGCGCGCCAGCCGACCACGGAGGCGTTGTTGACGATCACTCCGCCGTGGCCGCCTTCGCGGAAGGCGCGCAGGGCGGCGCGCGTGCACCGGAACGTGCCGTTCAGTGTCACGTCAAGCACCCGCGACCACTGTTCGTCGCTCATGTCGACGAGGTCCGACGTGCCGCCGAGACCTGCGTTGTTGACCACGATGTCGAGCCGTCCGTGCAGCCTCAGGGCCGTGCCGAAGAGCGCCCGCACCTGGGCTTCGTCGGTGACGTCGCAGGCGAGCGCCGCGACCCCCTCGAACTCCGCCGCCAGCTCCGCCTCGTACTCCTTCAGCCGTCGGCCGTGCGCGTCGCTGATCAGCACGCGCGCGCCCTCCTCCAGGAAGCGGCGGGCCGTGGCCCCGCCGATGCCCGCGCCGGCGGCGGCCGTGATGACGGCGGTGCGTCCCTTCAGCAGCCCGTGCCCGGGCTCGTACACCGGACCCTCGACGTCTGTCATAGGGCCACGCTAACCTACCAAACACTTGTTAGGGAACCGGGACGGGCAGGCCGGGCCGGTCGAGCAGGAGGAAGGTGGCCGTGGATCTCACGTACTCCCCCGGCGATCAGGCGTTCCGCGCCGAGGCCAGGGCCTGGCTCGACGCGCACGTACCGGCCGCGCCGCTGCCTTCCCTGGAGACCGAGGAGGGCTTCGCGGCCCACCGTGCCTGGGAGGCCGGACTGGCCGCGGACCGCTGGTCGGTGGTGTCCTGGCCGCTCGCGTACGGCGGACGGGACTGCGGGCTGGTGCGGTGGCTGGTCTTCGAGGAGGAGTACTGGGCGGCGGGTGCCCCGGGCCGGGTCGGGCAGAACGGCGTCAACCTCCTCGCCCCGACGCTCTTCGACCACGGCACCGAGGAGCAGCGTGCGCGGATCCTGCCGCCGATGGCCCGCGGCGAGGTCGTCTGGGCCCAGGCGTGGTCCGAGCCGGAGGCCGGGTCCGACCTCGCCTCGCTGCGGTCGAGGGCGGTGCGTGCGGACGGCGGCTGGCTCCTGAGCGGACAGAAGACGTGGTCGTCGCGGGCCGCGTTCGCCGACCGCGCGTTCGGCCTCTTCCGCAGCGAGCCGGACACCCCGAAGCCCCATCAGGGCCTCACCTACCTGATGTTCGACCTGCGGGCGCCGGGCGTGACCGTCCGCCCGATCGGCCGGCTGGACGGGAAGCCGGCCTTCGCCGAACTCTTCCTCGACGAGGTGTTCGTACCGGACGAGGACGTGATCGGCGAGCCCGGCTCGGGGTGGCGGGTGGCGATGTCCACGGCGGGCAACGAACGCGGTCTGACGCTCCGCGCCCCGGGCCGCTTCCTGGCGTCGGCGGACCGGCTGGCCGCGCTGTGGCACGAGCGCGGCCGGGACCCGTACACGCGCGACCGGGTGGCCGACGCGGTGATCGGCGCCCGCGCGTACCGGTTGTTCACTTACGCGGCGGCGTCGCGCTTCCTCGAAGGCGAGCCCCTCGGCCCCGAGTCCAGCCTGAACAAGGTCTTCTGGTCCGAGTACGACATCGCCCTGCACGAGACGGCGCTCGATCTGCTGGGCGGAGAAGGGGAGGCGGCGGATGCCGGAGGCGGGTGGGGCGAGGGGTACGTCTTCTCGCTCGCCGGGCCCATCTACGCGGGCACGAACGAGATCCAGCGCGACATCATCGCCGAGCGGCTTCTCGGCCTGCCGAAGGGGCGCCGCTGATGCGTTTCCTGCTGGACCCCGAACAGACCGCCTTCGCCCGCTCGCTGGACGCCCTGCTGACGGCCGCGGACACGCCCGCGGCCGTACGGTCCTGGGGCGCCGGCGACCACGCGGCCGGGCGCGCGCTGTGGTCGCGCATCGCGGACCTCGGGGTGTTCGCCCTGGCGGTACCCGAGGCGTACGAAGGGCTCGGGCCGCGCCCCGTCGAGGTCGCCGTCGCCTTCGTGGAGCTGGGCAGGCACGCGGTGCCGGGGCCGTCGGTGGAGACGGTGGCGGCGGCGGCGCTGCTCTCGGAGCCGCGTCTCGCGCACCTCGCGAAGAGGTTCCTGCCGGGAGTGGCCTCGGGTGGGACGGTCATGACGCTGGCCCTGCCGGGTGGGGGGCCGTACGTCCTGGACGGGGACGTGGCGGACGTCGAGCTGGGCGTCGGCGTGACGGGCGCCGGGGAATTGCGGGTGGCGCGGGAGGCGGCCGGTCCCGAAGGGGGGACTTCGCGGGTGCGCCGGTCCCTCGATCCCGCCCGGCGTCTGTGCCTCCCCCGCCCCGGGGGTGAGCTGCTGGCCACCGGGCCGCCGGTCGTCGCGGGCGCCGCGCACGCCGTTCGCTGGGCACGGCTCGCGACGGCGGCCCAGGCGCTGGGAGTGGGTCTCGCCCTGCTCGACAGGACCGTGGCGTACGTGAAGCAGCGCAGCCAGTTCGGGGTGCCCGTCGGTTCGTTCCAGGCGGTCCGGCACCGGCTGGCCGACGCGAAGATCGCGCTGGAGTTCGCGCGCCCGCTGGTCCTCGGCGCCGCGCTGTCGCTGGACCCGGCGGACGTCGCCGCGGCGAAGGTCGCGGCCTGCGAGGCGGCGTACGCGACGGCCCGTACGGCCCTGCAGTTGCACGGCGCGATCGGTTACACCGCGGAGTACGACCTCTCGTTGTGGCTGACCAGGGCGCGGGCGCTGCGGTCCGCGTGGGGAAGCCCGGGCGAGTGCCGGGCCGTGGTGCTGGGCGACGGTGCCGATGCCGGTTTCGGCTGACTCCTTCGTGCCCCGGACGCCTTCGTGCCCCGGACGCCCTCAGTGGTGGTCGTCGCTGCCGGTGAGTTCGCGGTACTCCTCAACGGTCGGCTTGGGGATGTGCGCGTTCTGGCCGTACATGGCGTGGGCGAGGCGCGCCCGCAGGCGTCGGGTGGCTTTGACCTTGCGTTCGACGCCGTTCGCGTCGACGAGCGGGCCCACGTCGTAGGGCGGGACCTGGTCGTGCTGGGTGAGGGTGAACCGCTGGGCCTGGGTGAGGGGTTCGTGCACCTCGACGTACTCGCCGTGCGGCAGCCGCCTGATCGTGCCGGACTCCCTGCCGTGCAGCACCTTGTCGCGGTCGCGGCGCTGGAGGCCCAGACAGACGCGTTTGGTGACGACGAAGGCGAGGAGCGGTACGAGCAGGACGGCGATCCGTACGGACCAGGTGATCGTGTTGATCGACAGGTGGAGATGGGTGGCGACGATGTCGTTGCCGCCGCCGACGAGCAGTACGGCGTACAGGCTCAGCCAGGACACGCCCAGTGCGGTGCGGGTGGGGACGTTGCGGGGGCGGTCGAGGATGTGGTGCTCGCGTTTGTCACCGGTGATCCACGCCTCGATGAACGGGTAGACACCGATCGCCAGCAGGATCAGCGGGAAGAGGGCGAAGGGGATGAAGACGCCCAGTTGCAGGGTGTGGCCCCAGGCGTTGATCTCCCATCCCGGCATCACCCGGATCAGGCCCTCGGAGAAGCCGAGGTACCAGTCGGGCTGGGCGCCGGTGGTGACCAGGTCCGCGCGGTAGGGGCCGAACGCCCAGACGGGGTTGATCGTGGCGATCGCGCCCATCATCGACAGCACGCCGAAGACCAGGAAGAAGAAGCCGCCCGCCTTGGCCATGTAGACCGGCATGAACGGCATGCCGACGACCGATTTCTGGTCGCGGCCGGGGCCGGGGTACTGCGTGTGCTTGTGGTAGAAGACCAGGATCAGATGGGCGACGACCAGGCCGAGCATGATCCCGGGCAGCAGGAGGACGTGGACCGGGAAGAGCCTGGAGATGATGTCGTGCCCCGGGAACTCCCCTCCGAAGAGGAAGAAGGAGAGGTACGTACCCACGAGCGGGACGGCCAGGACGGCCCCCTGGGAGAAGCGGATGCCGGTGCCGGAGAGCAGGTCGTCGGGGAGCGAGTAGCCGGTCAGACCGGTGAGGATGCCGAGGAACAGCAGGAGCCAGCCGAAGGCCCAGTTCAGCTCGCGCGGCTTGCGGAACGCACCGGTGAAGAACACGCGCATCATGTGCACGAGCATCCCGGCGACGAAGACGAGCGCCGCCCAGTGGTGGATCTGGCGGATGAGGAGTCCGCCGCGTACGTCGAAGCTGATGTCGACGGTGGACTCGTAGGCCCTGGTCATGATGATGCCGTTGAGTGGCTCGTACGAGCCGTTGTAGACCACTTCCACGCCGCTGGGCTCGAAGAAGAGGGTGAGGTAGACGCCGGTGAGGATCAGGATGAGGAAGCTGTAGAGGCAGATCTCGCCGAGCATGAAGGACCAGTGGTCCGGGAACACCTTGCGCAGCTGGGTCTTGGCGAGGGTGTAGACGCCGAGGCGTCCGTCGGCCCAGTCGGCGACGCGTTCGCCGCGGCCGGCGTCGGCCGGCCGTTTTCCGCTCCGCCCGTCCATGGGGGCTCCCTTCAGGCTCAGTTCAGAGTGGCACGGCCACCGACGAAGACGAAGAGTTTGTTCAGCCCGTCCTTGCCCGCCCACTTCTGGGGGCACGGTTCAGGGGGGTGATTCAGGGGCGCGGGGAACGGCGCAGTCCTTGGCTTTTCGCCCGCAGGGGCGCGGGGAACGGCGCAGTCTTTCGCTTTTGGGGGCGCGGGGAACGGCGCAACCTGCCCCGAGCGGGCCGCCCTACCCCGCCGCCCGCCCCCGGAACGCCCGCAGCGCAAGAACCCTCTCCCGCGCCGCGTCGGACATCAGCTCGACCAGCGGAAGCACCAGCTCCCACAGGTCCTCCTTGTCGACCCCCCGGGCCAGCGCGTCGAGCCCCGCGTCGTCGAGCGCCCCCGCGGCCCCCGCCACCACCCGCCGCGCGCTCGGCGGCAACACCCGTACGAGTGGCAGGAACTCCCCCCAGAGACCGGTCGCCACCACCCCGCGGACGAGCCCGTCCAGCACCGCTGGGTCCCGCAGCGCGGGCAGCGCGGCGACGGCCCGCAGTTCGTCCTCGCTCAGCAGCGACACGATCGGCAGCAGCGACTCCCACAGGTCCTGCTCGGCCGTGACGCGTATCAGGGAGTCGAGCCGGGCCTCGGGCTGCGCGGCGGTCAGCGACGCGATCCGGGCCCCCTGCTCACCGGCCGCCATGCCCGCGACGGCGATGGCCTCGGGCCACAGGCCGTGGTCGGCGGCGGCCGTGATGACCGCGGTGACCCGTTCGTCGTCGAGCAGTCCGACGATGTGTCCGAGCCGCTCGGGGTGGTCGATGACGAAGCCCGTGCGCAGCAGAGTCGTTTCGTCGAGTCGCGGCAGGACGCTGTTCAGCGCCGAGTCCCGCAGATGGCCGACGAACCGGCCCATCGTGAGGTGGTCGCCGCGCTCGGCGAGGACGAGGGCGATGCGTACGACGATGTCGTCGTCGAGCCTGCCCATGATCCCGGCGATACGGCGCGGGTCGACGTGGTGGCAGCAGCGGGCCGTGAAGTCGACGGGGAGCCGGTCGATGATGTCGGCCGCGCGGGCCGGTTCGAGGCGTCCGGCGAGCGCGGCGGCCAATCGCGGGCCCAGTGCTTTCTGGGCGATGCCCGCGGCGACGGACGCGGGCAGCAGTCTCGTCATGGCGGCGATGCGGTCGAGCAGGGCGGCGTCCTCGCCGAAGAGCGCGGCGACGGCCCGCTCGCGGAAGACGCGTACGTCGTCGGCGGGCAGCTCTTCGAGGAACGCCAGTCGCTGTGGCTCGACGTCCAGCAGCCGGGCGAGCTTGAGGGTCTCGGCTCTGCCGCGCAGTGTGTCCATGCGAGTTCCCTCAGCGGAAGAGCATCCGGCGGACGGGTTGCCTGGTCAGGGCTGGTACGAGGGTGAGGGCGTCCTCGACGGACTCGTTCAGCCCGGACGTCCGGCGCTGCCGTGCCCGGCGCAGTGCCTCGGCGAGCAACCGGGCCTGCGGGCCGTCCAGTTCACCGAAGGCGTCCGGCAGTGGAACACCCAACTCCGCCCGCAGCAGGGCTCGTTCCTCCGCGCTCACTGGTCCTCCCCCGATGCTCACAGACAGTCCACCCGATGCGGCACGGCACCCTGCGCCGATCGTACTCTTTGCTCATGAAACGCGCTGGCCGTCTGCTGTTCGCCGTCGTCCCCCTGTTCGCGGTGGCGGCCTGTTCCGTCGTGCCCGGCGGGAGCGGTGACGGTGCGCGTCAGGACGGCGGGAGCGCGACTCCCGACGTCCGGAAGGCCGGCCTGGACGCGCCGGAGAAGAAGGAGCTGGCCCAGCGGATCGTGTCCAGCGCGGAGAACTCCAGTCTGGACTGGCGGGCGCAGTACGACTACATCGAGGACATCGACGACGGCCGCGGGTACACGGCGGGCATCATCGGCTTCACCACCGGGACGCACGATCTGCTCGTCCTGGTCGAGCGCTACACGAAGTCCCGTCCGGACAACGCTCTGGCCCGCTATCTGCCCGCTCTGCGCGAGGTCGACGGCTCCGCGTCCCACGACGGGCTGGGCTCCGCGTTCGTGGCCGCCTGGAAGGCGGAGTCGCGCAAGGCGGCGTTCCGGCGGGCTCAGGATTCCGAGCGGGACCGGGTGTACTTCGACCCCGCGGTGCGGCTCGCGAAGCGGGACGGGCTGGGGGTGCTGGGGCAGTTCGTCTACTACGACGCCATGGTGATGCACGGGCCCGGCAGGGATCCCGGCTTCTACGGCATCCGCGAGCGGGCGATGGCGGAGGCGGACACTCCTGCGGAGGGCGGCGGGGAGAAGTCGTACCTGGACATCTTCCTGGACGTGCGGAAGAAGACGATGGAGGACGAGGGGCGTGGGGACACGTCCCGTGTGGACACGGCTCAGCGGCGGTTCCTGTACGACGGGAATCTGGACCTGGACACGCCGCTGAAGTGGCAGGTGTACGGCCAGTCGTACGAGGTGAAGTAGGCCTTTTTTCCCGCCCCCGCCGCCCCTACCCGTTCCCGTCACCGCATGGGGGCTCCGCCCCCTCGCCCCCCTTTGCGCAGTTCCCCGCGCCCCTGAAGGCCCAGGGGCGCAACGGCGCCCGGACGCACCACGGCGCCCGCCAGGTCCGGTCGGGGACTGGGGCAGGCGCCGCGCTCAGTTCCGTACACCGTTGTACGGGACGTCTTTGGGGGTGGAGCGTCAGACCATCAGGGAGCGGTCCGTGGGACGGACCGGCGCCGGCAGTTCGCTGGCCCCGGTCAGGAAGCGGTCGACCCCGCGGGCGGCCGAGCGGCCCTCCGCGATGGCCCAGACGATGAGGGACTGCCCGCGCCCGGCGTCACCGGCGACGAACACGCCGGGCACGTTGGTCGCGTAGTCGCGGTCGCGGGCGATGTTGCCGCGCTCGTCGAGGTCGAGGGCGAACTGGGAGACCAGTCCGTTCTCCTGGTCGGTGCCGGTGAAGCCCATGGCGAGGGTGACGAGCTGGGCGGGGATCTTGCGCTCCGTGCCCGGCTTGGGGGTGAGCTTGCCGTCGATGAACTCGACCTCACCGAGGTGCAGCCACTGGACGTTGCCGTCCTCGTCGCCCTCGAAGTGGGTGGTGGAGACGGCGTAGACCCGCTCGCCGCCCTCCTCGTGCGCGGAGGTCACCTTGTAGAGCATGGGGAAGGTCGGCCACGGCTGGTGCGGAGCGCGCTCAGCGCCCGGCTGCGGCATGATCTCCAGCTGGGTGACGGAGGCCGCGCCCTGGCGGTGGGCGGTGCCCACGCAGTCCGCGCCGGTGTCGCCGCCGCCGATGACGACGACGTGCTTGCCCTCGGCGGTGATGGGGGGCGCCACGAAGTCGCCCTCCTGCACCTTGTTGGCGAGCGGCAGGTACTCCATCGCGAAGTGGATGCCGTTCAGTTCGCGGCCGGGGACCGGCAGGTCGCGGGAGACGGTGGCGCCGGCCGCGATGACCACGGCGTCGTACCGCTTGCGCAGGTCGGTGGCCTTGAGGTCGCGGCCGATCTCGATGCCCGTGCGGAAGCGGGTGCCCTCCGCGCGCATCTGCTCGATGCGGCGGTTGATGTGCCGCTTCTCCATCTTGAACTCGGGGATGCCGTAGCGCAGGAGGCCACCGACGCGGTCCGCGCGCTCGTAGACGGCGACCGTGTGGCCGG
This sequence is a window from Streptomyces ortus. Protein-coding genes within it:
- a CDS encoding acetyl-CoA C-acetyltransferase; translated protein: MAEAYIVEAVRTPVGRRKGGLSGVHPADLGAHVLKALVTRCGVDPAAVEDVVFGCLDAVGPQAGDIARTSWLAAGLPEEVPGVTIDRQCGSSQQALHFAAQGVLSGTQDLVIAGGVQNMTQIPIAFASRQAAEPLGLTQGPFAGSEGWRARYGDRPVNQFLGAESIAAKWGISRRDQEEFALRSHRRALRAIDEGRFERETVPFGDVTVDEGPRRDTSLEKMAGLRPVIEGGTITAACSSQVSDGAAAMLLASERAVRAHGLTPRARVHHLSVRGEDPIRMLSAPIPATAHALKKAGMSIGEIDLVEINEAFAPVVLAWLKETGADPDRVNVNGGAIALGHPLGATGVKLMTTLLHELERTGGRFGLQTMCEGGGQANVTVVERL
- a CDS encoding TetR/AcrR family transcriptional regulator, whose product is MPTKKKPQVTASPERRRELLGTAAEVFAEQGYNATTVRKIADHAGMLAGSLYYHFDSKESMLEEILRTFLDELWDGYDTVLDAGLGPRETLEALVTESFREIDRHRAAVAIYQKESKQLVAQERFAFLAESQRKFEKAWLATLERGVAGEVFRDDLDIRLTYRFVRDTVWVAASWYRPGGQHSPDEIARQYLSMVLDGIAVRG
- a CDS encoding SDR family oxidoreductase; the encoded protein is MTDVEGPVYEPGHGLLKGRTAVITAAAGAGIGGATARRFLEEGARVLISDAHGRRLKEYEAELAAEFEGVAALACDVTDEAQVRALFGTALRLHGRLDIVVNNAGLGGTSDLVDMSDEQWSRVLDVTLNGTFRCTRAALRAFREGGHGGVIVNNASVVGWRAQAGQAHYAAAKAGVMALTRCAAMEAAGLGVRVNAVSPSLAMHPHLVKVTTPELLAELTAREAFGRYAEPWEVANVIVFLASGYSSYLTGEVVSVSSQHA
- a CDS encoding acyl-CoA dehydrogenase family protein, with translation MDLTYSPGDQAFRAEARAWLDAHVPAAPLPSLETEEGFAAHRAWEAGLAADRWSVVSWPLAYGGRDCGLVRWLVFEEEYWAAGAPGRVGQNGVNLLAPTLFDHGTEEQRARILPPMARGEVVWAQAWSEPEAGSDLASLRSRAVRADGGWLLSGQKTWSSRAAFADRAFGLFRSEPDTPKPHQGLTYLMFDLRAPGVTVRPIGRLDGKPAFAELFLDEVFVPDEDVIGEPGSGWRVAMSTAGNERGLTLRAPGRFLASADRLAALWHERGRDPYTRDRVADAVIGARAYRLFTYAAASRFLEGEPLGPESSLNKVFWSEYDIALHETALDLLGGEGEAADAGGGWGEGYVFSLAGPIYAGTNEIQRDIIAERLLGLPKGRR
- a CDS encoding acyl-CoA dehydrogenase family protein, with amino-acid sequence MRFLLDPEQTAFARSLDALLTAADTPAAVRSWGAGDHAAGRALWSRIADLGVFALAVPEAYEGLGPRPVEVAVAFVELGRHAVPGPSVETVAAAALLSEPRLAHLAKRFLPGVASGGTVMTLALPGGGPYVLDGDVADVELGVGVTGAGELRVAREAAGPEGGTSRVRRSLDPARRLCLPRPGGELLATGPPVVAGAAHAVRWARLATAAQALGVGLALLDRTVAYVKQRSQFGVPVGSFQAVRHRLADAKIALEFARPLVLGAALSLDPADVAAAKVAACEAAYATARTALQLHGAIGYTAEYDLSLWLTRARALRSAWGSPGECRAVVLGDGADAGFG
- the qcrB gene encoding cytochrome bc1 complex cytochrome b subunit encodes the protein MDGRSGKRPADAGRGERVADWADGRLGVYTLAKTQLRKVFPDHWSFMLGEICLYSFLILILTGVYLTLFFEPSGVEVVYNGSYEPLNGIIMTRAYESTVDISFDVRGGLLIRQIHHWAALVFVAGMLVHMMRVFFTGAFRKPRELNWAFGWLLLFLGILTGLTGYSLPDDLLSGTGIRFSQGAVLAVPLVGTYLSFFLFGGEFPGHDIISRLFPVHVLLLPGIMLGLVVAHLILVFYHKHTQYPGPGRDQKSVVGMPFMPVYMAKAGGFFFLVFGVLSMMGAIATINPVWAFGPYRADLVTTGAQPDWYLGFSEGLIRVMPGWEINAWGHTLQLGVFIPFALFPLILLAIGVYPFIEAWITGDKREHHILDRPRNVPTRTALGVSWLSLYAVLLVGGGNDIVATHLHLSINTITWSVRIAVLLVPLLAFVVTKRVCLGLQRRDRDKVLHGRESGTIRRLPHGEYVEVHEPLTQAQRFTLTQHDQVPPYDVGPLVDANGVERKVKATRRLRARLAHAMYGQNAHIPKPTVEEYRELTGSDDHH
- a CDS encoding chitosanase, with product MKRAGRLLFAVVPLFAVAACSVVPGGSGDGARQDGGSATPDVRKAGLDAPEKKELAQRIVSSAENSSLDWRAQYDYIEDIDDGRGYTAGIIGFTTGTHDLLVLVERYTKSRPDNALARYLPALREVDGSASHDGLGSAFVAAWKAESRKAAFRRAQDSERDRVYFDPAVRLAKRDGLGVLGQFVYYDAMVMHGPGRDPGFYGIRERAMAEADTPAEGGGEKSYLDIFLDVRKKTMEDEGRGDTSRVDTAQRRFLYDGNLDLDTPLKWQVYGQSYEVK
- a CDS encoding glutamate synthase subunit beta; protein product: MADPKGFLNHGREVARTRPVEERVRDWNEVYVPGSLLPIIPTQASRCMDCGIPFCHQGCPLGNLIPEWNDFAYREDWSAASDRLHATNNFPEFTGRLCPAPCESACVLGINQPAVTIKNVEVSIIDKAWDSGDVAPRVPERLSGKTVAVIGSGPAGLAAAQQLTRAGHTVAVYERADRVGGLLRYGIPEFKMEKRHINRRIEQMRAEGTRFRTGIEIGRDLKATDLRKRYDAVVIAAGATVSRDLPVPGRELNGIHFAMEYLPLANKVQEGDFVAPPITAEGKHVVVIGGGDTGADCVGTAHRQGAASVTQLEIMPQPGAERAPHQPWPTFPMLYKVTSAHEEGGERVYAVSTTHFEGDEDGNVQWLHLGEVEFIDGKLTPKPGTERKIPAQLVTLAMGFTGTDQENGLVSQFALDLDERGNIARDRDYATNVPGVFVAGDAGRGQSLIVWAIAEGRSAARGVDRFLTGASELPAPVRPTDRSLMV